A window of the Triplophysa rosa linkage group LG23, Trosa_1v2, whole genome shotgun sequence genome harbors these coding sequences:
- the LOC130546762 gene encoding uncharacterized protein LOC130546762 isoform X2 has product MTNELSTILRDSKSIDGPTTRYILNTKKIIQSELLKKERIGENDDKTPNKVILLVGETGTGKTTLINAMVNYIMGVRWEHRMWLEISECLDEKSQTTAVTVYEVFARDSPFCLTIIDTPGFGNTQGREKDKRIAEALEQLFTSEDGIHEIDVICLVLKASESRLHERQLYIQDEILSLFGKNLEENILILLTNSHANVPKRLLHFIKASKIPCAKEKDGHPVYFTFDNCQSECYDEEDRESYKSSWDHGIENFKQFFDYLNVINPGHLNMTADLLSARKQLDENVDKLKNKPIALETLKRKIEDAKQNLGELEAYRITMNNFEYEVEEFFEEKVHMESSWWHLATCCTVCEENCHPGCWCFTDLSWCSVMSKGNCTVCTGKCHYTKHVKDDKIYVIVSRKVTKTEENMKEKYEKDVGEEQGLINKLQTNIKKIEEEMIELLEKCYQCLEKLMETSLKSTSRSSFRHLDFMIEKVKETGKQERVRKLEELQIKAQEENMGLMRRFL; this is encoded by the coding sequence ATGACAAATGAGCTCAGTACAATTCTTAGAGACAGTAAATCAATAGATGGACCCACTACAAGATATATACTCAACACAAAGAAGATTATTCAGAGTGAATTACTGAAGAAAGAGAGAATTGGAGAAAATGATGATAAAACACCTAATAAGGTCATACTGCTGGTTGGAGAAACAGGAACAGGGAAGACCACTCTCATCAATGCAATGGTCAACTACATCATGGGTGTCAGATGGGAGCACAGAATGTGGCTAGAGATCAGTGAGTGTCTTGATGAGAAGTCTCAGACAACAGCAGTGACAGTTTATGAGGTTTTTGCACGGGACAGTCCATTCTGTCTCACCATTATTGACACACCTGGATTTGGTAACACACAAGGCCGTGAAAAAGACAAACGCATTGCTGAAGCTTTAGAGCAGTTGTTCACATCTGAGGATGGGATTCATGAAATTGATGTTATTTGTCTTGTACTGAAGGCATCTGAGTCCCGACTTCATGAGAGACAACTGTACATTCAggatgaaattctgtcattgtttggTAAGAATTTGGAAGAAAATATCTTAATACTCCTCACAAACTCTCATGCAAATGTCCCCAAAAGATtacttcattttattaaagcatCCAAAATTCCATGTGCAAAGGAGAAAGATGGTCACCCTGTTTATTTTACGTTTGACAACTGTCAGAGTGAATGTTATGATGAGGAAGACAGAGAGAGTTACAAATCATCATGGGATCATGGAATTGAAAACTTCAAGCAGTTCTTTGATTATTTGAATGTAATCAACCCAGGACATTTGAATATGACTGCAGATTTGCTTAGTGCCCGAAAACAATTGGATGAAAATGTGGACAAATTGAAGAATAAACCTATAGCTCTAGAAACGCTAAAAAGGAAGATTGAAGATGCCAAACAGAATCTGGGGGAACTAGAAGCATACAGAATAACAATGAACAACTTTGAATATGAAGTTGAGGAGTTCTTTGAAGAAAAAGTCCACATGGAGTCATCATGGTGGCATTTGGCAACCTGCTGCACTGTGTGTGAAGAGAACTGCCATCCAGGATGCTGGTGTTTCACAGATCTCTCATGGTGTAGTGTGATGTCGAAAGGAAACTGCACAGTCTGCACTGGAAAGTGTCATTACACTAAACATGTGaaagatgataaaatatatgTTATTGTGAGCAGGAAGGTAACAAAAACAGAGGAAAATATGAAAGAGAAATATGAAAAAGACGTTGGAGAAGAACAGGGTTTGATAAACAAACTGCAGACTAATATCAAGAAGATTGAAGAAGAGATGATCGAGCTTTTGGAAAAGTGTTACCAGTGTTTAGAGAAATTAATGGAAACTTCCTTAAAATCTACCAGCCGGTCTTCTTTCAGACATCTGGACTTCATGATTGAGAAAGTGAAAgaaactggaaaacaagaaagagTTCGAAAACTTGAGGAACTTCAAATAAAAGCTCAGGAGGAAAACATGGGACTAATGAGAAGATTTTTATAG
- the LOC130546762 gene encoding uncharacterized protein LOC130546762 isoform X1, with amino-acid sequence MIMCEELNTPMTNELSTILRDSKSIDGPTTRYILNTKKIIQSELLKKERIGENDDKTPNKVILLVGETGTGKTTLINAMVNYIMGVRWEHRMWLEISECLDEKSQTTAVTVYEVFARDSPFCLTIIDTPGFGNTQGREKDKRIAEALEQLFTSEDGIHEIDVICLVLKASESRLHERQLYIQDEILSLFGKNLEENILILLTNSHANVPKRLLHFIKASKIPCAKEKDGHPVYFTFDNCQSECYDEEDRESYKSSWDHGIENFKQFFDYLNVINPGHLNMTADLLSARKQLDENVDKLKNKPIALETLKRKIEDAKQNLGELEAYRITMNNFEYEVEEFFEEKVHMESSWWHLATCCTVCEENCHPGCWCFTDLSWCSVMSKGNCTVCTGKCHYTKHVKDDKIYVIVSRKVTKTEENMKEKYEKDVGEEQGLINKLQTNIKKIEEEMIELLEKCYQCLEKLMETSLKSTSRSSFRHLDFMIEKVKETGKQERVRKLEELQIKAQEENMGLMRRFL; translated from the exons ATGATAAT GTGTGAAGAATTGAATACCCCAATGACAAATGAGCTCAGTACAATTCTTAGAGACAGTAAATCAATAGATGGACCCACTACAAGATATATACTCAACACAAAGAAGATTATTCAGAGTGAATTACTGAAGAAAGAGAGAATTGGAGAAAATGATGATAAAACACCTAATAAGGTCATACTGCTGGTTGGAGAAACAGGAACAGGGAAGACCACTCTCATCAATGCAATGGTCAACTACATCATGGGTGTCAGATGGGAGCACAGAATGTGGCTAGAGATCAGTGAGTGTCTTGATGAGAAGTCTCAGACAACAGCAGTGACAGTTTATGAGGTTTTTGCACGGGACAGTCCATTCTGTCTCACCATTATTGACACACCTGGATTTGGTAACACACAAGGCCGTGAAAAAGACAAACGCATTGCTGAAGCTTTAGAGCAGTTGTTCACATCTGAGGATGGGATTCATGAAATTGATGTTATTTGTCTTGTACTGAAGGCATCTGAGTCCCGACTTCATGAGAGACAACTGTACATTCAggatgaaattctgtcattgtttggTAAGAATTTGGAAGAAAATATCTTAATACTCCTCACAAACTCTCATGCAAATGTCCCCAAAAGATtacttcattttattaaagcatCCAAAATTCCATGTGCAAAGGAGAAAGATGGTCACCCTGTTTATTTTACGTTTGACAACTGTCAGAGTGAATGTTATGATGAGGAAGACAGAGAGAGTTACAAATCATCATGGGATCATGGAATTGAAAACTTCAAGCAGTTCTTTGATTATTTGAATGTAATCAACCCAGGACATTTGAATATGACTGCAGATTTGCTTAGTGCCCGAAAACAATTGGATGAAAATGTGGACAAATTGAAGAATAAACCTATAGCTCTAGAAACGCTAAAAAGGAAGATTGAAGATGCCAAACAGAATCTGGGGGAACTAGAAGCATACAGAATAACAATGAACAACTTTGAATATGAAGTTGAGGAGTTCTTTGAAGAAAAAGTCCACATGGAGTCATCATGGTGGCATTTGGCAACCTGCTGCACTGTGTGTGAAGAGAACTGCCATCCAGGATGCTGGTGTTTCACAGATCTCTCATGGTGTAGTGTGATGTCGAAAGGAAACTGCACAGTCTGCACTGGAAAGTGTCATTACACTAAACATGTGaaagatgataaaatatatgTTATTGTGAGCAGGAAGGTAACAAAAACAGAGGAAAATATGAAAGAGAAATATGAAAAAGACGTTGGAGAAGAACAGGGTTTGATAAACAAACTGCAGACTAATATCAAGAAGATTGAAGAAGAGATGATCGAGCTTTTGGAAAAGTGTTACCAGTGTTTAGAGAAATTAATGGAAACTTCCTTAAAATCTACCAGCCGGTCTTCTTTCAGACATCTGGACTTCATGATTGAGAAAGTGAAAgaaactggaaaacaagaaagagTTCGAAAACTTGAGGAACTTCAAATAAAAGCTCAGGAGGAAAACATGGGACTAATGAGAAGATTTTTATAG